A region of Amphiura filiformis unplaced genomic scaffold, Afil_fr2py scaffold_202, whole genome shotgun sequence DNA encodes the following proteins:
- the LOC140145296 gene encoding uncharacterized protein — protein sequence MLERHLISPAILFMKMIPLIKGAQKGINGQVVCVKANINNTAACLPRLPTEQSLIRIKLKRRLIYKGHHMCQDINPENVRQALKWLKANNPVFEDIDINFDQFDSLLDDQLISGEHDQENDIAEPHSPNESELATESIASDSTELYEYINIDEEQDMHDQDEDSNKHDESILCIAPGEGNRPQKVLEMEAQSFPAEFPDGSNTFNDDREDKLSPSRYFNARIFSADNRFARNPEYIFFALYATEVQQICDNIQIALRRGSTKTADGRKITASMLRNHEEVKGLIRRDEGYRFLAKIRGTPAYWEKSKRDVFAMIRQLGIPTFFITFSAADRRWIDIDNGILISQGKQPMTAEQHKNMTWEDHCKIIMSNPAAAARMFQQRVHTLINDVILSPANPIGKVEDYYYRTEFQQRGWPHIHMIAWVKDAPEFDTDPDEEIAEFIDKYVSCELPPEEDVELHEIVSKVQMHTKSHTRSCRKTGQVCRFNYPRPPSNETFICRRPESIDDLDLNELEAEVERTDRKEREENAKETIKKICWNGNMDIQYILDPFAATIYMLSYLTKCEREMGDLLRNAQREAREGNVDVLTELRKVGNVYLQHREISVMGAIYMVCSMPLKQSSRNVVFVQTDVDGHRISLPLQQLQENAGNSEEVWQTSQIEKYIGRPKVAKYENMCMAKFFSSHYQVSSKESTQTENETDDQTEGDQSDYEDGSVPKEGIKRCRPKKKAIALSGCSAKMKQRTTAKPAVIRYPRVSIHRDKERYHMNMLRLYLPHRRKQIKPESYETYESYHLQGRVTINGEIVSVQEIVQHNMKEFEPDNGALDNAWDALQEIPDLQDAWNALNPQGEQQQQDDRLERNLYEDSDDELAEIEIPELQQPQQQRQDLPRCAIETCRPEITEEQAESMMRQLNDKQRQLFNYVTKWCNDKASDHTISPFHIFLTGGAGTGKSHLIKCITYYARKTFLPMTENAEEVTVLLLAHMGTAAFNIYGQTICTGLKIPPRGSHHYTPLAEESVNTLRMKYRHLQLVIIDEISMVSVPQFDYINGRLQQIKGCSDTTYFGNVSILAVGDFYQLPPISPRTPLCLPRDDILMDLWNLFNVVELTEIMRQKDDVVFAQMLNRLRTRKRNEPISDTDMKLLQSRTVSCNHDNGLSAPDDAMHLFYRNDDVDDHNEKMLATLSTHIHTIQAIDIDQTGGRIIRRNEQPHKTTRKDRNTTLADELKLAVGARVMLISNVDVTDGLCNGVSGVFKGIEFCNSTNMPTVVYVKFDSSRIGAKARTTEFIPPHYQECTPHKATQGIVSVERKDVYHNQRTDTVKTFLGCNHSQDPRTNYGQSSNIIEILAAGNGIRST from the exons ATGCTAGAAAGACATCTTATTTCGCCAGCTATCCTATTTATGAAAATGATCCCATTGATTAAAGGTGCTCAAAAAGGTATCAATGGACAAGTCGTGTGCGTAAAAGCTAATATTAATAACACAGCTGCGTGTTTACCAAGACTACCAACGGAACAAAGTCTTATCCGGATCAAGTTAAAACGTCGCCTCATTTACAAAGGGCATCATATGTGTCAGGACATTAATCCAGAAAATGTTAGACAAGCACTTAAATGGTTGAAAGCCAACAATCCGGTATTTGAAGATATCGATATCAACTTTGATCAGTTTGATTCTTTGTTAGACGACCAACTAATTTCCGgcgaacacgatcaagaaaatgaCATCGCAGAACCCCATTCTCCAAATGAGAGTGAACTCGCGACTGAGTCTATAGCTAGTGACAGCACAGAATTGTACGAATACATCAATATTGATGAAGAGCAAGACATGCACGACCAAGATGAGGATAGCA ACAAGCATGACGAATCAATCCTCTGTATAGCTCCAGGTGAAGGCAATAGGCCACAAAAGGTTTTGGAAATGGAAGCGCAATCTTTTCCCGCCGAATTCCCGGATGGTTCAAATACTTTCAATGACGACAGAGAAGATAAATTATCGCCATCTCGCTATTTCAATGCACGCATATTTTCAGCAGACAACAGGTTTGCCAGAAACCCAGAATATATCTTTTTTGCGTTGTATGCAACAGAGGTACAACAGATTTGTGACAATATTCAAATTGCACTTCGTAGAGGTAGCACCAAGACTGCAGATGGAAGAAAGATAACAGCTTCAATGTTAAGAAACCATGAAGAAGTGAAGGGTCTGATTCGAAGAGATGAAGGGTACAGATTCCTAGCAAAGATACGAGGAACGCCCGCTTACTGGGAAAAATCAAAGAGAGATGTTTTCGCAATGATACGGCAACTAGGAATTCCTACCTTTTTTATCACCTTTAGTGCTGCTGATAGACGTTGGATTGACATAGACAATGGTATCCTAATATCACAAGGAAAACAGCCAATGACTGCAGAACAGCATAAGAACATGACCTGGGAAGATCATTGTAAGATCATCATGTCAAATCCAGCAGCAGCAGCCAGAATGTTTCAGCAAAGAGTCCATACGTTAATCAATGACGTCATTCTTTCTCCAGCCAATCCTATCGGAAAAGTCGAAGACTATTATTACAGAACCGAGTTCCAACAGAGAGGTTGGCCACATATTCACATGATAGCATGGGTGAAAGATGCGCCAGAATTCGATACAGATCCAGACGAGGAAATCGCTGAATTCATTGACAAATATGTGTCATGTGAACTTCCTCCAGAGGAAGACGTCGAATTGCATGAAATAGTATCAAAAGTACAGATGCATACTAAATCCCATACAAGGTCATGCAGAAAAACTGGACAGGTATGCCGATTTAACTATCCTAGGCCACCATCGAACGAAACCTTCATTTGCAGACGTCCAGAATCCATAGACGATCTAGATCTTAATGAACTGGAAGCGGAAGTGGAGCGTACAGATagaaaagaaagggaagagaATGCAAAGGAGACTATTAAGAAAAT ATGTTGGAATGGAAACATGGACATACAGTACATATTAGATCCATTTGCGGCTACAATATACATGCTCTCGTACCTGACGAAGTGTGAAAGAGAAATGGGTGACTTGCTCAGAAACGCACAAAGAGAAGCTAGAGAAGGGAATGTCGATGTTCTTACCGAACTAAGAAAAGTTGGTAACGTATACTTGCAACACAGAGAAATCAGTGTAATGGGTGCTATTTACATGGTTTGCAGTATGCCTTTGAAACAAAGCTCACGTAATGTTGTGTTTGTTCAAACTGATGTTGATGGACACAGGATATCGTTGCCACTCCAACAACTTCAAGAGAATGCTGGGAATTCTGAAGAAGTTTGGCAAACATCTCAAATTGAGAAATACATCGGTCGACCTAAGGtagcaaaatatgaaaacatgtGCATGGCAAAGTTCTTCTCTAGTCATTATCAAGTATCTAGCAAAGAAAGTACACAGACAGAAAACGAAACTGATGATCAGACAGAAGGTGACCAAAGTGATTATGAAGATGGAAGTGTACCGAAAGAAGGAATTAAGAGATGTCGACCAAAGAAAAAGGCTATCGCATTGTCGGGATGCTCAGCGAAAATGAAACAACGAACCACCGCAAAACCAGCTGTCATTCGTTATCCTCGAGTATCAATTCATAGGGATAAAGAGCGTTACCATATGAACATGCTACGCCTATATCTGCCACACAGAAGAAAGCAAATCAAACCTGAAtcatatgaaacgtatgaaagttATCACTTACAAGGTCGCGTAACCATTAATGGAGAAATCGTTTCAGTTCAAGAAATAGTGCAACACAACATGAAAGAATTCGAACCAGATAACGGTGCCCTAGATAATGCATGGGATGCACTCCAAGAAATACCCGACCTTCAAGATGCATGGAATGCTTTAAATCCACAAGGAGAACAACAACAGCAGGATGATAGATTGGAGCGTAATTTGTACGAGGATTCAGATGACGAGCTTGCTGAAATCGAAATTCCTGAATTACAGCAGCCGCAACAACAACGTCAAGATTTACCGAGGTGTGCAATAGAAACATGCCGTCCTGAAATTACAGAAGAACAAGCAGAATCTATGATGCGACAGTTGAACGACAAACAACGTCAACTATTTAACTATGTTACCAAGTGGTGCAATGACAAGGCCAGTGACCATACCATATCACCATTCCACATTTTTCTTACTGGAGGAGCTGGAACTGGGAAATCACATCTGATCAAGTGCATAACATATTATGCTAGAAAAACCTTTCTTCCAATGACAGAAAATGCTGAGGAAGTGACTGTTTTACTACTTGCCCACATGGGAACTGCCGCCTTTAATATATATGGCCAAACAATCTGCACTGGGTTAAAGATACCTCCCAGAGGATCACATCATTACACGCCTCTTGCAGAAGAATCTGTAAACACGTTGCGAATGAAGTATCGACACCTACAACTTGTCATCATTGATGAAATATCTATGGTGAGTGTACCACAGTTTGACTATATAAATGGTCGATTGCAACAGATCAAAGGTTGTTCAGACACCACTTACTTTGGCAATGTGTCAATTCTTGCAGTTGGAGATTTTTATCAATTACCGCCTATTTCTCCAAGAACACCAttgtgtcttccacgtgatgatATATTAATGGACCTCTGGAACCTATTCAATGTTGTTGAACTGACAGAAATTATGCGTCAAAAAGATGATGTCGTCTTTGCTCAAATGCTGAACAGACTTCGCACAAGGAAACGAAATGAACCAATAAGCGATACTGATATGAAGTTACTTCAGTCACGTACAGTTTCCTGTAACCACGATAACGGACTATCCGCTCCCGATGACGCAATGCATCTATTTTATCGCAACGATGATGTCGATGACCATAATGAGAAAATGCTAGCTACCTTGAGTACACATATACATACGATACAAGCCATTGACATTGATCAAACAGGTGGGCGAATCATAAGAAGAAATGAGCAACCACATAAGACAACACGCAAAGATCGCAACACAACTTTGGCAGATGAACTGAAATTAGCAGTGGGTGCCCGAGTTATGCTGATATCGAACGTTGATGTGACTGACGGTCTGTGCAATGGAGTTTCTGGCGTATTTAAAGGTATCGAATTCTGCAACTCGACAAATATGCCAACTGTCGTATATGTCAAATTTGATAGTTCTCGTATTGGTGCCAAGGCAAGAACAACAGAATTCATCCCACCACACTATCAAGAATGTACTCCCCATAAAGCCACGCAAGGAATCGTTTCAGTTGAAAGGAAAGACGTTTACCACAACCAGAGAACAGATACCGTTAAAACTTTCCTGGGCTGTAACCATTCACAAGATCCAAGGACAAACTACGGACAAAGCAGTAATATCATTGAAATACTTGCAGCAGGCAATGGCATACGTAGCACTTAG